Part of the Streptomyces sp. NBC_01460 genome, GACCGTACTTGCCGGACGGCTAGGCCAGTTTGACCAGTCGGTACAGCGGTCGCTGGAGCTTTACGCCACGCCATTCACAGGACGCCATTTCCGGTAGATACGAACGATAGAGGCGCCGGAACCCAGGCGCCCCAGGGCAGGCTCGCAGTGGATTCCAGCATCTTCAAGAGACAGTTGGACCTCCATCGCGTTCCCCTTACTTAGGCGCGTGCGCTGCGTCTTCATCAGTCCCGCCATCATTTCCTCCCCGCTCAGCGGTGCAGCTGCCCCCGAGTCGTGCGGATCGACCTTCCACCCCTCGAGGAGGCATGCCATCTCGACTGCGCGCCAAGTCTTCGTCAGGTCGCGGCGGGTCAGGGTGATCGATTCGATATCCGAAAGGCGTTCACGGATCAAGTCTGTAAATCGAGAGATGCGACCATCAACAGACATGACTCCCCTTAACAAATTAGGAACTGGGGTCGAGATCGAAAGACTCACCTAATTAGAGAGCACACCTCACCTAACCGTCAACCCGAACGCCCGAGAAACCTGCAGACCCAGATAAGCCCAGGCCAGAGGCCACGCTCAACCTCTCAGCGCCCAAATTAAATCGACCTCAAACCCTTCGAGACAATTAAGGCTCGCGATTTCCGAGAAATATTCATGAACATTATTCGAGGGCGAGTTATTTCGGACACGCGCGAGTCGGCTACTTGGCAGGTCTCCTCATGGAGATACACCTCCCCTCACACACCGTGGGCACCATGTCTCAGAAGGGAAGACTGATCTGCTCTGCCCTGTGCACCACTACAGCTGCCGACGACGGTTGCTCTCCCCCGGAACGACGGCCGGCCCTACCGGCATGGCCATGTGTTCCCCGTGGCCATGCCTCTGGATCCCTGAGAGCGTCGAGCAGCGGCGGGCGGCTTCAGCGCGGGGGTTGGGGGCAGAGCTGTGGCTGGTGTGCTGGATGCGGGTGATCAGGACGCGGGCGGGCTGGCGAGCGCTCGTGAGTTCGCGCTGAGCAGCGGCTTCCTTGAGGAGCTGGTGGGGCTTGTGACCGCCGGCTTCAGCATCAGCCAGGACGGTGGCGAGGGCCGGCCAGACGGGGTCGGTGAGCACGCGGTCGGCGTGGTCGGGGATGGCAGCCCGGACGTCATGGGCCAGAGTTCGGCTGGCCTGGTCGCTCGGCTGGCGAGCGGCGAGGGTGTCGATGACCGGGACGAGGGCGTGGTCGGCGGCGGCGTGTAGATGGTGCAGTGCCTGACGGGCGGCTTCGGCCTGGTTGGCGTGGTTCTTCGCCTCGTGCCAGCGGGCGGCGACGATCGTGGCCCAGACGAGGGCGGCGAGGAAGGCGGCGAAGGCGCTGCCGTCGGGGCCGACGGCGGTGTGGGCGATGTCGCGGGCCGCGCGGCGCAGGGTGTGGGCGGCCTCGTCCTCGGCTCGGATCTGGGAGCGCTGGGCGCGGCCGAATGTCCCTACCGCGGTTCGAAGTTCGGCTCGGAAGTGATCAGGCGCCCTCTGGGCGGTGGCCTCGATGAGTTCGCCGAGCGCCGTGATGTGGGCCTGGGCGTAGGTGTCGTCCGCCATGCCCTGGTGAAGGGTGTCGAGGGCGTCGGTGGCGTGGTGCCAGGGAGTGGTGGGGCGCTGTCGGCGTGCGGTGGGGTGTTCCTCGGGTGCAGTGTTTTCCAGGCGGGCCTTGAGCTTGGGCAGGGTGAGGTCGGGGGCGATCTTTCCGCCGGGGTGGAAGATCTGTTCGCCGTTCTTGTTGAGGTCTCCGGGGCGGCCGGCGGCGTAGCCGAGGAGGTCTCCGGACGGTCCGCGGCGGGGTTTGATCGCGATGCCGTCGGCTTCGAGGTAGGCGAGGAGTTCTTCCGTTTTGCTGGCATGGGGGATGGCGGCGCGGATGCGGTTCTGGAGCCAGTCGCGGCTGGTCTGTTCCCAGCCGAGGCGCTGGGCCTTGTGCATCTCGGCCTGCGTGGGGCGCTTTCCGGCGGTGCGGTCGCCCTTCTTCAGTTGGCGCAGGCTGTAGTCGGTCTCGATCTTGCGGCAGGCGTCGCCGACGCGGACGCCACTGCCGTGGAGCTTCGGGCGGCGCCCGTCCTCGCGCACGGTGGTGGCAAGAATGTGGATGTGGTCGTCCGCGTGGCGCACGGCGATCCACCGGCAGCCGAGGTCGTCGCCGGGCGGGGCGATGCCGGCGGCCTCGACGATGCGCTGGGCGATGTCGGCCCACTCGGCATCGGAGAGGTGCCGGTCCCCGGGGGCCGCACGGACGGGGCAGTGCCAGACGTGGTCGGTGATCTTCTTCCCGAACTCGCTGTTCCGGATGTGCACCGGCTCGTCGAGGTGGTGGGCGAGCTGGGTGAGGGAGGCGTCCGGGTTTCGTCCAGGGTCGGGCATGCCGAACATCGCGAAGCCAGCGACGATGTGCGGGTCGAGGTGCTCGTCGTGGCGGCCGGGCCCGTAGAGGTAGGCAAGCAGACCGCGGGTGTTGGCTCCGGCCGGTTTGATGGCGGCTATCACGCGGCCTGCTCTTTCTCCGCCTCGGCGGGTTCACGCAGGGCCTGGGCGATCAGGTCCAGCAGGTGGTGGAGCTCGTCGAGACGGTGACGTACGTCGGGCGGGGTGGAGTCGCTGTTGAGGGCTCGGGCGATCTGGTTGACGTTGACGCCGATCCGGTTGAGTTCACGCAGCACCTGGGCGCGGAACATGTGGGTGCGACGACGGTCCTCGGACAGCGGCAGGTTCGCCGTGAACCGACCGGCGACGAAGGCGAGGGTGACGTCTGCGGTGAAGCCGGATACCCCTTTGTAGCCGTGCTCGGCTGCGGCCTCCTGGAGCGCGGCGTGCTCGTCGCCGGTGAAGAGCAGGGGTCCGACACGGACGGTCCGCTTGGTGCCGGTGAAGCGGCGAATCGTCGGCTGCACGCTCTGCGATGCTCGTTCGCCGGCGGTGGGTTCAGTGGCATGTGCGGGGCGAAGGATCTGCTGCTGAACGGCGTAAAGCTCCTCCTGGTCGGGGCTGCCCTCGGTCCCGACCTCCCGGCCAGGCGCCCCTTGGCGCTGGGCCGTCTCCGCCACCCCCGGGGCGGAGATCCCCGAAGACCGGCCTTGAGTCGGACTCGGAGTACTACTGGCTCCGCCCGGGGCCGTCCTCCCAAATGCCCGACGCAGGCGGGACAGCAGCGTAGGGGACTGTGCTGAGGCAGGCGGCTCAGCGGGGGTGTCGTCAGGTAGGTGCTGGCTGTGCTGCATGGAAGATGCTCCTGATACGGCTCGGCGAAATTGACCTGGGCGCCCCACTGGCATGGGCCCGCGTGTTGTCCACAGGTGTGGAAATCCGCGGCGCGACCGGCGGGTGCTCGGCTGACCGGAAGGGTTCCGGTCACCCGAGCACCCGAGACGTCAGCCGCCGGAGACCTTGATGCCAGCGGCTTCGAGTTCCGGCCGGAGCGATCCCATGACTTCGGTCTGCCGCGCGCTGCCGATCGTCAGGTTCCGATCCTTCACGGCAGCTCGCAGCAGGTCACGCGTGAGTTTGCCGTGCTGATGACCGGTGGTTCGGCCGATGTCCACCAGTTCCGCGATGGTGGCCTTCGGCGGACGGCCGCCGACTGGTTTGGCCTTTGGCACCAGGGACGTAGATTCCGTCCGCTCGTCGCCAGACACTTGCGAATCATTGGCGGAAGCGTCCTGCCATAGACCCTCACCCTGTTCACCGACCGGCCGGTTCCGCCCGGCTACGGAACCGATACCGGAGGAGGCATCGGCCGGGACGACGAGTTGGTGGATCTGTCGCATCAGCACGCCGAAGGCGACCATCGCGGCGGCCGGAGGGACGGCAGCGACCACGTAGTCGAGGAGGGGGACGCTGCGTTCGTTGTCCGTGCCGCCGACCCCGGCGACGTTCAGCGCGATGGAGCCGACCGATCCGGTAGCGGTTACGGCGATCGCCCAGAGGTCGGTCGTACGCCGAAGCGCGGCGCGCAGCATGAGCAGTTCACCCGCGACGATGAACGCGTCCAGGGTGGCGGGCCAGGCCCACCGGCGGATGGGGGATGCGCCGAGCCCGTGCTGGCCTGCGACATCGGCGAGGTGCGCGTAGGACAGCCAGAACGCTCCGGCAGTCAGGGCCACGATGACGACGCCGGCCGCGCCGAGCGCGAGCTGCTCTGCGTCGGCATGCTTCGGTCGCTGCTCTGCGGCTGGGACGTCATCTCGTGTATGCGGCGATGACGTGATGAGGTGCGGGGCGGTCAAGCGGGAATCTCCTTGGGGTAGTGGTGAGGTGCGTCTTTGCCGTCTTGTGCGTTGCACGTGCAGGTCAGCGCGGTACGGCAGCGCGCCGGATGTGCCGTCTTGGCAGGGAGCGCTCACGTCTTGTTCCGACTCGGAACAAGACGTGAGGCGTAGTCCACCCCGGCTTGTGTCCGAACGCCTGCACCTGCTGGGACGAACGTGCTTCGGCAGCCGTCCCAGCGAGCAGGGCTGTGACCTGCGGCGATACGGCGAGGACGCCTGGGACGGGGCAAGACGGATCTGGACGCCGTCCCAATGCTGGCTGCACGCGCTCAGGCGCGTGCGCTGCCGTCTTGCCTTCGACTGCCGTCTTGCTGATGTGTGCCCTGACCTGCACGATCACGGCAGGGACGGCAAGTACGGCAACCAGGGATGTGGGGTCAGCCTTCGCCGCGAGGATCGTCGACCGGGTGGACGGTCGGGCAGTAGCGCCGCCAGGCGTCCAGGAGCTTGTTGCGCGTGTAGCCCTTGCGCTGAGTCCGGTCGGCCATGCGCACGTTGCCGGGCCGGATGTCGTAGTCGCGCAGCATCCTGCTGAGCTGCCGGGAGGTCAGGCCGTAGCGTCCACGCTCTCCCCACGGGGCTTCGGCGTCCGCGTTCAGGTGGTGCAGGAGGTCTTCGGTGGAGAGGCTGTCCGCCTCCCGCTGCGCGAAGAAGACCCGTCGGATGTCAGCGAGGATTCGCGCCCCGCTCGGGTGGTCCTCCTCGGCCGCCACCTCGGCCGCGACCATCCGTGCGCACGCGATCCGCGCGAGCCGTGGCCAGCGGCCGTCGGCCAGGTCCGCGACGATCACAAGAGGCTCCCAGGTGTCGGCGGCTCGATCCTCGACCGGCATCTCCGGCTCCAGGCTCGCAGCGTCCTCCAGTAGCGGGAGGGCCCAGGCACGGATTCGGTCGCGCAGTTCGTGCAGGGCCGGGATGTCGCGTCGCGAGCGGAAGGGTTTGACCTTCTCCCCCTCGGCCCTGCGACGCATACGGATGACGACCGATCGATCCATGACGGTGTCCGGCAGATCACCGATACCCGCGATGGCCGCCATCGCGAAGGTGGCGAACTTGTGCGGGGTGTGGTCGTTGCCGACGACCCGGGTGACGTACCGGCCGCGCTGATGGCCAGCATTGAGGAGGCCGCGTGTCTCCTCGTTCTTCTCCGCGACCTTCGGGCCGAAGATGGTGTCGGCCTCGTCCACCAACAGCGTCGGCGGCTCCTCTTCGTTGATCGAGCGGAAGATGGCCGCTGGTGTGGTGTTGATGGTGAGCATCGGCCCGTGGACCGTCTCAGTCAGCACGTCCAGGAGCCGCGACTTCCCGCACCGCTTCGCAGGACCCACCACTGCCAGCCGTGGCGCGTGCTGCCACGCGGGCTGGAGCTGCGTCGCCGCCACCCACAGAGTGATCGCGTCCAGCGCTTCGGAAGAAGGCGGGATCACGAACTGGGCTATCTGGGAGCGCAGTTCATCCAATAGTTCCGAGCCCGGCGTCGGCTCCCCGTCGGGGATGGCCTCCAGGCCCTTCGCAGGGTCCGGCTCGCTGCTGCCGTCGGCCGGGCCGTCGTATGCCTCCGCCGTGGCACCGTCGGCCTGGGAGGGGCGCAGGTGAGCGCCGGGCTGGCCGGGGATGGCTGTGGCAGGCCAGGCCGCTCGGGCGGAGGCGGAGGCGGAATAGGAGTCGGGGTTCTCGGGTTGCACTGGGCGGCTCCTCGTCTGGCGGTATCGGGCTTGCACGCCCCTGCCGCCGGGTCGGATCTCACGGGATTGCTGGGGAGTTTCGGGGCCTCCGGCGTTGCACCGCCGGAGGCTCTCCCTTTGCTCGCGGGGGTTTCGGTACCGCGAGCGACCACGGACAGTACGTCCACGCCGTGCCGGAGTCCAGCGTTTCTGTGTCAGCTCAGCGCAAAAGGGCCTGTGGTGCGCCAAGCGCCTCACGCGGCCAGCCCAAGCAGGGCCAACAGGTCTGCGGTCACCACCCGGTAGGCGTTCCCGAGCCGGAGCACCTTGCACGGGTACTGACCGCGCTTGGCCAGCTCGTACCCCTTGCTCCGGCCGAGCCCCAGCGCTCGGTTACCTGTCTCCAGGTCAATGGCTGCAGGGAGGTCCAGAAGTTCCCCGCGGCTCATCCCCTTCGCTCGCCCGGCTTCCTCGTTCTCGCGCATGCGCACTCCATCCATGACTGAGCCCACGGCGAACGCGACCTCCGCGCCCGTCTCCAGGTCTTGGAATCAACGCTAAGCGAGCTAATGTGTCTTCATGACACAACGCCGTACCCATCCTGAAGAGAAGAAGGCCAACGAGGGGGACGACGTCCCGGAGTGGGTGGACCAGGTCATGTCCACCGTGGCCGGCGAGGTCCGCAGACGGCGGAGGGAACTGGGTTGGAGCGCACAAGACTTGGCCGACAGATGCGCGGAGATCGGCCATTCGATCCCCCGCAACGTCATCGCCAACATGGAGTCCGGGCGCCGCTCTAACCTGCCCCTGGTCGACGTCATGGTGCTGGCCGAGGCGCTGAACACCCCGCCCATCTGCCTCCTCTATCCCGTCGGCTACGTCGAGGACGTACAGCGGCTCCCGCTCCAGCACCCCATCACGGCGCTGGACGCGCTGCGCAGGTTCACCGGGGAGGAGACCGACCTCGGCGCGGACGACGACATGCTCCGCTACTTCCGGGCCCACCACGCCGCCCAGGAGCAGATGCGCCGCGCGCAGCAAGACGAGGAGCACGCCCGCTACCTGGCCAAAACC contains:
- a CDS encoding relaxase/mobilization nuclease domain-containing protein, whose translation is MIAAIKPAGANTRGLLAYLYGPGRHDEHLDPHIVAGFAMFGMPDPGRNPDASLTQLAHHLDEPVHIRNSEFGKKITDHVWHCPVRAAPGDRHLSDAEWADIAQRIVEAAGIAPPGDDLGCRWIAVRHADDHIHILATTVREDGRRPKLHGSGVRVGDACRKIETDYSLRQLKKGDRTAGKRPTQAEMHKAQRLGWEQTSRDWLQNRIRAAIPHASKTEELLAYLEADGIAIKPRRGPSGDLLGYAAGRPGDLNKNGEQIFHPGGKIAPDLTLPKLKARLENTAPEEHPTARRQRPTTPWHHATDALDTLHQGMADDTYAQAHITALGELIEATAQRAPDHFRAELRTAVGTFGRAQRSQIRAEDEAAHTLRRAARDIAHTAVGPDGSAFAAFLAALVWATIVAARWHEAKNHANQAEAARQALHHLHAAADHALVPVIDTLAARQPSDQASRTLAHDVRAAIPDHADRVLTDPVWPALATVLADAEAGGHKPHQLLKEAAAQRELTSARQPARVLITRIQHTSHSSAPNPRAEAARRCSTLSGIQRHGHGEHMAMPVGPAVVPGESNRRRQL
- a CDS encoding MobC family plasmid mobilization relaxosome protein gives rise to the protein MQPTIRRFTGTKRTVRVGPLLFTGDEHAALQEAAAEHGYKGVSGFTADVTLAFVAGRFTANLPLSEDRRRTHMFRAQVLRELNRIGVNVNQIARALNSDSTPPDVRHRLDELHHLLDLIAQALREPAEAEKEQAA
- a CDS encoding DUF2637 domain-containing protein, which encodes MTAPHLITSSPHTRDDVPAAEQRPKHADAEQLALGAAGVVIVALTAGAFWLSYAHLADVAGQHGLGASPIRRWAWPATLDAFIVAGELLMLRAALRRTTDLWAIAVTATGSVGSIALNVAGVGGTDNERSVPLLDYVVAAVPPAAAMVAFGVLMRQIHQLVVPADASSGIGSVAGRNRPVGEQGEGLWQDASANDSQVSGDERTESTSLVPKAKPVGGRPPKATIAELVDIGRTTGHQHGKLTRDLLRAAVKDRNLTIGSARQTEVMGSLRPELEAAGIKVSGG
- a CDS encoding DUF3631 domain-containing protein translates to MQPENPDSYSASASARAAWPATAIPGQPGAHLRPSQADGATAEAYDGPADGSSEPDPAKGLEAIPDGEPTPGSELLDELRSQIAQFVIPPSSEALDAITLWVAATQLQPAWQHAPRLAVVGPAKRCGKSRLLDVLTETVHGPMLTINTTPAAIFRSINEEEPPTLLVDEADTIFGPKVAEKNEETRGLLNAGHQRGRYVTRVVGNDHTPHKFATFAMAAIAGIGDLPDTVMDRSVVIRMRRRAEGEKVKPFRSRRDIPALHELRDRIRAWALPLLEDAASLEPEMPVEDRAADTWEPLVIVADLADGRWPRLARIACARMVAAEVAAEEDHPSGARILADIRRVFFAQREADSLSTEDLLHHLNADAEAPWGERGRYGLTSRQLSRMLRDYDIRPGNVRMADRTQRKGYTRNKLLDAWRRYCPTVHPVDDPRGEG
- a CDS encoding helix-turn-helix domain-containing protein, whose amino-acid sequence is MTQRRTHPEEKKANEGDDVPEWVDQVMSTVAGEVRRRRRELGWSAQDLADRCAEIGHSIPRNVIANMESGRRSNLPLVDVMVLAEALNTPPICLLYPVGYVEDVQRLPLQHPITALDALRRFTGEETDLGADDDMLRYFRAHHAAQEQMRRAQQDEEHARYLAKTAHNADRKAEALRAQAQAAVAAEKANRRLHRVRAFIEEEGVTPPHLWPDVISAIESTATGPDTTEENNL